Proteins encoded within one genomic window of Rossellomorea vietnamensis:
- the hisC gene encoding histidinol-phosphate transaminase produces MKWKSQIQNLKAYQPGKTMDDVKELFNLEKVVKLASNENPFGCSRNVENYLKNNALSHALYPDGYAKELRFKVAEHLSVEPGQLLFGNGSDEVIEIISRALLDGGKSTVMATPTFPQYKHNAIVEGSEVREVPLDAEGKHQLAKMLEEIDDTTSVVWLCSPNNPTGEYIRNGELISFLDAVPAHVLVVLDEAYYEYVVADDYYDSLELLKSYPQLLITRTFSKAYGLAGFRVGFGIGNKDIIGKLEPIREPFNNNTLAQGAASAAIEDQAFIDECRRENRKGLEQYYRFCEEHGLSYVPSQANFILIDFGVSGDEVFQYLMSKGYIVRSGEALGYPHSVRITVGSHDQNEEVIEKMTEFLLLQKQA; encoded by the coding sequence ATGAAGTGGAAATCCCAGATTCAAAATCTTAAAGCATACCAGCCTGGAAAAACGATGGATGATGTAAAAGAGTTATTCAATCTTGAGAAAGTAGTGAAGCTTGCATCGAATGAAAATCCCTTTGGATGCTCCAGGAACGTTGAAAACTATCTGAAAAACAATGCCCTTTCACATGCGCTCTATCCTGACGGTTATGCGAAGGAGTTACGTTTTAAGGTGGCAGAACACTTATCTGTGGAACCTGGACAGTTATTGTTTGGAAATGGCTCTGATGAAGTGATTGAGATCATCTCAAGGGCTTTATTGGATGGAGGTAAAAGCACGGTTATGGCAACCCCAACGTTCCCTCAATATAAGCATAATGCCATCGTTGAGGGATCAGAGGTCCGTGAAGTTCCCCTGGATGCGGAAGGAAAGCATCAACTGGCCAAAATGCTGGAAGAAATTGATGACACCACTTCGGTCGTCTGGTTATGCTCGCCAAATAACCCAACAGGGGAGTATATCCGGAACGGGGAACTCATTTCCTTCCTGGATGCAGTACCTGCACATGTCCTGGTCGTTTTGGATGAAGCGTATTATGAATATGTCGTGGCGGATGATTATTATGATTCTCTGGAATTGTTGAAGTCATATCCTCAATTATTGATTACACGCACCTTTTCAAAAGCATATGGCCTTGCAGGGTTCAGAGTGGGATTCGGAATCGGGAATAAGGACATAATCGGGAAATTGGAGCCGATCCGTGAACCTTTTAATAATAATACACTGGCTCAAGGAGCGGCTTCAGCAGCAATCGAAGACCAGGCCTTCATCGATGAATGCAGGAGAGAGAACCGAAAAGGACTGGAGCAGTATTATCGCTTCTGTGAGGAACACGGACTCTCCTATGTCCCATCACAGGCGAACTTCATCTTGATCGACTTCGGCGTAAGTGGGGACGAGGTATTTCAATACCTGATGAGCAAGGGCTATATCGTCCGGTCCGGAGAAGCGCTCGGATACCCTCATTCAGTCAGGATAACAGTCGGATCCCATGATCAAAATGAAGAGGTCATCGAGAAAATGACGGAATTTCTGCTACTTCAGAAACAAGCATGA
- the aroH gene encoding chorismate mutase: protein MIRGIRGATTADRDDEKEILLSTESLLKEMILHNNISAENVASVFISATHDITSVFPAKALRGFEEWKYVPVMCMQELDVPHGLSRCIRVMIHYNTSTHQSDIKHIYMKNAVSLRPDLKK from the coding sequence ATGATCAGGGGAATTCGAGGTGCCACTACAGCAGATCGTGATGATGAAAAGGAAATTCTCCTTTCAACTGAAAGTCTCTTAAAGGAAATGATTTTACATAATAATATTTCGGCGGAAAATGTCGCATCCGTATTTATTTCTGCCACACATGATATTACGAGCGTGTTTCCAGCCAAAGCATTAAGGGGATTCGAAGAGTGGAAATATGTCCCGGTTATGTGCATGCAGGAATTGGACGTACCCCATGGACTGTCCCGCTGTATCAGGGTGATGATTCACTATAATACCTCAACACATCAGAGTGACATCAAACATATTTATATGAAAAATGCAGTCAGCCTTCGTCCTGACTTGAAGAAGTAA
- the aroA gene encoding 3-phosphoshikimate 1-carboxyvinyltransferase: MEPKKRLSNPNIGLNGELHVPGDKSISHRSIMFGSVAEGKTVIHNFLMGEDCLSTISCFRKLGVEIEVSKDEVTVYGKGWDHLKEPSDILDVGNSGTTTRLIMGILSGRPFHSVLIGDPSIARRPMKRVTEPLKQFGTVIDGRSGGNFTPISIRGGNLKGIHYSLPVASAQVKSALILAGLQAEGMTEIVEREQTRNHTEKMIVEFGGTIEKHGDTIKVKGGQVLKGTEIYVPGDISSAAFFMVAAAIVPDSRVLLKNVGLNETRTGIVEVMKKMGASIEVMEKSNEGEPVGDILVQTSNLTGIEIGGDLIPSLIDEIPIIALLASQAEGKTVIKDAEELKVKETNRIDAVVKELGKLGANIQGTDDGMIIEGKTPLHGGEVHSWGDHRIGMTLAVASLLTDSDVYLEDAEAVKISYPTFFEHINQLLMK; this comes from the coding sequence ATGGAACCGAAGAAAAGACTGTCAAATCCAAACATTGGTTTAAATGGAGAGCTTCACGTACCTGGAGACAAATCGATATCCCACCGTTCGATTATGTTTGGATCGGTTGCTGAAGGCAAAACGGTTATACATAACTTTCTTATGGGGGAGGATTGTTTAAGCACGATTTCCTGCTTCCGTAAATTAGGAGTTGAGATCGAGGTCTCTAAAGACGAAGTGACCGTGTACGGTAAAGGGTGGGACCACTTGAAAGAACCCTCTGACATTCTTGATGTGGGAAATTCAGGGACCACGACCCGTCTCATTATGGGAATTCTCTCTGGAAGACCTTTTCATTCAGTCCTGATAGGTGATCCCTCGATTGCGAGAAGGCCTATGAAGAGGGTGACAGAGCCTTTAAAGCAATTCGGGACAGTGATAGATGGCCGTTCAGGAGGCAACTTCACGCCTATATCCATCAGGGGTGGAAACCTGAAAGGGATCCATTATTCTTTACCTGTGGCGAGTGCCCAGGTGAAATCCGCCCTCATACTGGCCGGACTGCAGGCTGAAGGAATGACTGAAATAGTCGAAAGAGAGCAGACAAGGAACCATACAGAAAAAATGATCGTCGAGTTTGGGGGAACGATTGAGAAGCACGGAGACACCATTAAAGTAAAGGGAGGACAGGTATTGAAAGGAACGGAGATCTATGTACCTGGAGATATTTCCTCAGCAGCCTTTTTCATGGTGGCCGCAGCCATCGTTCCAGATAGCAGAGTCCTGTTGAAGAATGTCGGGCTGAATGAAACGAGAACCGGCATTGTGGAAGTGATGAAGAAAATGGGTGCATCCATTGAGGTCATGGAGAAATCAAACGAAGGAGAACCCGTCGGTGATATTCTTGTGCAAACGTCCAACCTAACCGGCATTGAAATCGGAGGGGACCTGATTCCTTCTTTGATCGACGAAATTCCCATCATTGCTCTTTTAGCTTCACAGGCGGAGGGGAAGACCGTCATCAAGGATGCCGAGGAATTGAAAGTGAAGGAAACCAATCGGATCGATGCCGTTGTGAAGGAGCTTGGAAAGCTTGGTGCAAACATACAGGGTACGGACGACGGGATGATCATCGAGGGGAAAACCCCATTACACGGTGGAGAAGTCCATTCCTGGGGCGATCACCGGATCGGCATGACACTGGCTGTGGCTTCCCTGTTGACAGACTCTGATGTATATTTAGAAGATGCAGAGGCCGTGAAGATCTCGTATCCGACTTTCTTTGAACATATCAACCAACTGTTGATGAAATAA
- the aroB gene encoding 3-dehydroquinate synthase, with product MKQVTIQTASKTYGVNIGVEMTNEIVSFIKKSFPDVSKLWLIADEAVYKLHGQAFSNELGHSFDVTIYQAPKGEKAKSFATYEEAITHGLKHRVDRKSIVIAFGGGAIGDLAGFIASTYMRGVPFISVPTTILAHDSAVGGKVAINHPLGKNMVGQFYQPEGVFFDLNYFSSLPITEIRSGFAEVIKHAFLSDREFLQDLMHSFQSPENMDESFLTDCLIRGIQVKGDIVSKDERESNIRAFLNFGHTYGHAVESASGYGNRTHGESVMIGMVYALFLSERYCNLSFDMDGFIGWIKSLGYNLKVPSNIGFDTLYEGMKRDKKSQNGNPVFVLLKEVGEPVMADVTEEDLKQADAYIRQL from the coding sequence GAAACAGGTAACCATTCAAACTGCTTCCAAGACATATGGCGTGAATATTGGAGTGGAGATGACGAATGAGATTGTTTCTTTTATTAAGAAGTCCTTCCCTGATGTTTCAAAGCTATGGCTTATTGCCGATGAAGCCGTATATAAGCTCCATGGGCAAGCTTTCTCGAATGAACTCGGTCATTCCTTCGATGTAACCATTTATCAAGCGCCCAAAGGGGAAAAAGCGAAAAGCTTTGCCACGTATGAAGAAGCGATAACACATGGGCTCAAGCATAGAGTAGATCGCAAATCCATCGTGATTGCTTTCGGTGGCGGTGCCATAGGTGATCTTGCGGGCTTTATCGCATCCACCTATATGAGGGGGGTCCCTTTCATCAGCGTTCCGACCACGATCCTTGCACATGACAGTGCAGTGGGAGGGAAAGTCGCGATCAATCACCCCCTGGGGAAAAATATGGTCGGACAGTTTTATCAGCCGGAAGGCGTATTCTTTGATTTGAATTACTTTTCGAGCCTCCCTATAACGGAAATACGATCGGGATTCGCTGAAGTGATCAAACATGCCTTCTTGTCTGACCGTGAGTTCCTGCAGGATCTCATGCACTCTTTCCAATCGCCTGAAAACATGGATGAAAGCTTTTTAACAGATTGCCTGATCAGGGGAATACAGGTTAAGGGAGACATTGTATCAAAGGATGAACGGGAGTCAAATATCCGGGCTTTCTTAAATTTCGGACACACTTACGGGCACGCAGTTGAAAGTGCAAGCGGCTATGGGAATCGGACTCACGGGGAGTCGGTCATGATCGGGATGGTCTATGCTTTATTTCTCAGTGAACGCTACTGCAACCTGTCATTTGACATGGATGGGTTCATAGGATGGATCAAATCTCTCGGGTACAATCTGAAGGTTCCTTCCAACATCGGTTTTGACACATTATACGAGGGGATGAAGCGTGATAAGAAATCCCAGAACGGCAATCCGGTTTTTGTGTTGTTGAAGGAGGTCGGTGAACCCGTGATGGCAGACGTTACGGAGGAGGATTTAAAACAGGCGGATGCATACATTCGACAGTTATAG
- a CDS encoding prephenate dehydrogenase: MNGTVLIIGMGLIGGSLSLCIKKEHPHAKVIGHDVNHKELRLAKSLGVIDEMSLSLQTAAEQADLIIISTPVFQTEKIIAQFESLSLKESVLITDTGSTKEQIMRSSEVLTKNGIQFIGGHPMAGSHKSGVAAAKEILFENAFYMLTPGSGVAEENVGKLQDWLRGTHAKFLIVEPREHDELTGMISHFPHIVAASLVHQAKGSSTEHPYLRRLAAGGFRDITRIASSNPTMWKDITIQNRGVLLSLLKEWKVEMDEVVSLIEMNDSQKIYDYFNDAKVFRDDLPILEKGAIPSFYDLFVDVPDYPGVISEVTGYLAQEKISLTNIRIMETREDIYGVLAISFQTLEDRERALHCLREQTNYELFLG, encoded by the coding sequence ATGAATGGAACAGTTTTGATCATTGGGATGGGGCTGATCGGAGGGTCCCTTTCCCTCTGCATTAAAAAAGAGCATCCACATGCCAAGGTCATTGGTCATGATGTGAATCATAAAGAATTAAGACTGGCGAAATCACTGGGGGTAATCGATGAGATGTCCCTTTCTTTACAGACAGCCGCCGAACAGGCGGATCTCATTATTATCTCTACACCTGTTTTTCAAACAGAAAAGATCATTGCACAATTTGAATCCCTTTCCTTGAAAGAAAGTGTTCTGATCACCGATACTGGCAGTACAAAGGAACAGATTATGAGGTCTTCGGAAGTGCTGACTAAAAATGGGATTCAATTTATCGGGGGCCATCCGATGGCAGGCTCTCATAAGAGCGGCGTAGCAGCTGCGAAAGAGATCCTTTTTGAAAATGCCTTTTACATGCTTACGCCGGGATCCGGTGTGGCAGAAGAAAACGTCGGTAAGCTTCAAGACTGGCTGAGGGGAACGCACGCAAAATTTTTAATAGTAGAACCAAGGGAACATGATGAGTTAACGGGTATGATCAGCCACTTTCCCCATATAGTAGCGGCTTCATTGGTTCATCAGGCGAAGGGTTCTTCGACCGAACACCCTTATTTGAGAAGGCTTGCTGCAGGGGGCTTTCGTGATATCACCCGTATAGCCTCATCCAACCCAACGATGTGGAAAGACATCACCATCCAGAACAGGGGGGTCCTGCTTTCCCTCTTAAAGGAGTGGAAAGTAGAGATGGATGAGGTCGTATCGCTCATCGAAATGAATGATTCACAGAAAATATACGATTACTTTAATGATGCGAAAGTATTCAGGGATGATCTCCCCATCCTGGAAAAAGGGGCCATACCTTCATTCTATGATTTATTTGTAGACGTACCGGATTATCCGGGTGTGATCTCGGAAGTCACAGGGTATCTTGCACAGGAGAAGATCAGTTTGACGAATATCAGAATAATGGAAACGAGAGAAGATATATACGGAGTATTAGCAATCAGCTTTCAAACGCTGGAAGATAGGGAAAGAGCTTTGCACTGCTTGAGAGAACAAACAAATTATGAACTATTCTTAGGATAA
- a CDS encoding ReoY family proteolytic degradation factor, whose translation MTTPVSVNEKKEFIRWFLNRYQLKRRECVWILNYLMSHDQLMKKVHFVEESQYCPRGLVMSTHCVEDVPFRFYKENIMTTDAEKSFHDIRLNKDEDIYIQLNFSKANSSYQFAAVLEENPFMPKYLLINEKDRMVAEQFLEDSLQTFRKDRLLKAIDQALDTGDKKAFSKLTRELNSLT comes from the coding sequence ATGACCACCCCTGTTTCTGTCAACGAGAAGAAAGAATTTATCCGCTGGTTTTTGAACCGATATCAACTAAAACGAAGAGAATGTGTGTGGATCTTAAATTATCTGATGAGTCATGACCAATTAATGAAAAAGGTTCACTTTGTCGAAGAATCCCAGTATTGTCCGAGAGGCTTGGTGATGTCCACTCATTGTGTGGAAGATGTTCCATTTCGGTTCTACAAGGAGAATATCATGACAACGGACGCAGAAAAGTCATTTCATGATATCCGATTGAACAAAGATGAGGACATTTATATTCAGCTGAACTTCAGTAAGGCAAATTCGAGTTATCAATTTGCAGCCGTACTTGAAGAAAATCCGTTTATGCCGAAGTACTTACTCATCAATGAAAAAGACAGAATGGTAGCTGAACAGTTTCTGGAGGACAGCCTGCAGACTTTCAGGAAGGACCGCTTGTTAAAGGCCATCGATCAAGCATTGGATACCGGTGACAAAAAGGCTTTCAGTAAATTGACGAGAGAATTGAATAGCCTGACCTGA
- a CDS encoding ubiquinol-cytochrome c reductase iron-sulfur subunit, which produces MSKHRVSRRQFLNYTLTGVGGFMAAGMLMPMVRFAVDPVLKTEAAGDFRATKQKVSELSNEPVRVDFSYEQKDAWYTSEVTQTAWVYKNKEDKIIALSPVCKHLGCTVNWNGNPDHKEMFYCPCHGGMYHKNGENVPGTPPTAPLDSYPTKVKDGILYLGQPEPNKFVK; this is translated from the coding sequence ATGAGCAAACATCGTGTATCTAGACGTCAATTCCTTAACTATACACTTACGGGTGTAGGCGGTTTCATGGCGGCGGGAATGCTAATGCCGATGGTTCGCTTTGCAGTGGATCCAGTGTTGAAAACGGAAGCTGCGGGAGATTTTAGAGCGACTAAGCAAAAGGTTTCAGAATTATCGAATGAACCAGTACGTGTCGATTTCTCATATGAGCAAAAAGATGCGTGGTACACATCAGAAGTTACACAAACCGCTTGGGTATATAAGAACAAAGAAGACAAAATCATTGCTCTTTCACCGGTTTGTAAGCACCTCGGTTGTACAGTTAACTGGAATGGGAATCCGGATCATAAAGAAATGTTCTATTGCCCATGTCATGGTGGAATGTATCACAAGAACGGTGAGAATGTACCAGGTACACCACCGACAGCACCGTTGGATTCATATCCGACAAAAGTAAAAGATGGAATTCTTTATCTTGGACAACCAGAACCAAATAAATTTGTTAAGTAA
- a CDS encoding menaquinol-cytochrome c reductase cytochrome b/c subunit encodes MHRGKGMKFVGDSRVPADRKPNIPKDYSEFPGKTEAFWPNFLLKEWLVGAVFLIGYLCLTVAHPSPLERIADPTDTGYIPLPDWYFLFLYQLLKYTYASGPYNVIGAFVIPGIAFGALLLAPFIDKGPERRPTKRPFAVGFMLLALAATYFLTWESVATHDWEAAKEQGKIRAEVDIDKESEGYKIFSDQKNGCINCHGENLQGGAGPSLIGTGLAPEEIAKIAKNGKPPGMPAGLFKGTDEELKKLSEFIAGLEE; translated from the coding sequence ATGCATCGAGGAAAAGGGATGAAGTTTGTAGGGGACTCCCGGGTTCCTGCAGACAGAAAGCCGAATATACCGAAAGACTATTCGGAGTTCCCTGGTAAAACAGAAGCTTTCTGGCCGAACTTCTTATTGAAGGAGTGGCTGGTGGGAGCTGTTTTCCTTATCGGTTATCTTTGTTTAACGGTTGCTCATCCATCACCGTTAGAACGTATAGCCGATCCGACAGATACTGGATATATTCCATTACCTGACTGGTATTTCTTATTCTTATACCAATTACTTAAGTACACATATGCATCAGGACCTTATAATGTTATCGGAGCGTTCGTCATTCCTGGAATCGCGTTTGGGGCACTTTTACTTGCACCATTCATTGATAAAGGACCTGAACGCCGTCCGACAAAACGTCCTTTTGCAGTAGGATTCATGTTATTGGCACTTGCAGCTACGTACTTCCTGACTTGGGAATCCGTTGCGACCCATGACTGGGAAGCGGCTAAGGAACAAGGGAAGATCCGTGCCGAAGTGGATATCGATAAAGAATCTGAAGGATATAAGATTTTTTCTGATCAGAAGAATGGCTGTATCAACTGTCATGGTGAGAATTTGCAAGGTGGGGCTGGTCCTTCCCTAATCGGAACGGGTCTTGCACCTGAAGAAATTGCAAAAATTGCTAAAAACGGTAAACCGCCGGGCATGCCTGCTGGTTTATTTAAAGGGACAGATGAAGAGCTGAAGAAGCTTTCCGAGTTCATTGCTGGTTTAGAAGAATAG
- a CDS encoding DUF1405 domain-containing protein, with protein MLWLMTILRNKTFLWFLLIVNVFGTIYGYIWYIPQLRNTPPQFLLFVPDSPTASLFFCFVLIAFILNRNWPIFEVLAIITLFKYGVWAVVMNLLTLMVSGDLPWEGYMLMASHGAMAVQGILYSSFYRVKLWHIVAGAVWTIHNDIIDYVFMQFPVYSRLYMYIQDIGYFTFWLSIISIAIAYYFTQKTNRLSLDYKFD; from the coding sequence ATGCTTTGGCTCATGACGATCTTAAGAAATAAAACATTTTTATGGTTTCTGCTGATAGTGAATGTTTTCGGTACCATTTATGGATACATATGGTATATTCCACAACTCCGAAATACTCCTCCACAGTTTTTACTATTTGTCCCGGATAGTCCGACAGCCAGTCTGTTTTTTTGTTTCGTATTGATCGCATTTATACTGAATCGGAATTGGCCGATTTTCGAAGTGCTGGCCATCATCACCCTGTTTAAATACGGGGTTTGGGCAGTGGTCATGAATCTGTTGACCCTCATGGTATCAGGTGATTTGCCTTGGGAAGGATATATGCTGATGGCTTCACACGGTGCAATGGCCGTGCAGGGTATCCTATATTCGTCGTTTTACCGGGTGAAGTTGTGGCATATTGTCGCAGGGGCCGTCTGGACCATTCATAATGACATCATCGATTATGTTTTCATGCAGTTTCCTGTATACTCAAGACTCTATATGTATATTCAGGATATTGGATATTTCACTTTCTGGCTAAGCATCATCTCCATCGCCATTGCCTATTATTTCACTCAGAAAACAAATCGTCTCTCCCTCGACTATAAGTTTGACTGA
- the qcrB gene encoding menaquinol-cytochrome c reductase cytochrome b subunit, whose product MLNKIYDWVDERLDITPLWRDIADHEVPEHVNPAHHFSAFVYCFGGLTFFVTVIQILSGMFLTMYYVPDIKNAWESVYYLQNEVAFGQIVRGMHHWGASLVIVMMFLHTLRVFFQGAYKKPRELNWVVGVLIFFVMLGLGFTGYLLPWDMKALFATKVGLEIAGATPFIGDQVKMLLAGDAHIVGAQTLTRFFAIHVFFLPAALLGLMGAHFLMIRKQGISGPL is encoded by the coding sequence GTGCTGAACAAGATCTATGATTGGGTTGACGAGCGTTTAGACATTACGCCTTTGTGGCGCGATATCGCGGATCACGAAGTTCCTGAACATGTAAACCCGGCGCATCACTTTTCTGCGTTCGTTTACTGCTTCGGAGGATTGACATTCTTCGTAACCGTCATCCAGATTTTATCCGGAATGTTCTTAACGATGTACTATGTTCCAGATATTAAAAACGCTTGGGAATCTGTGTATTATCTTCAAAATGAAGTTGCATTTGGACAAATTGTCCGCGGAATGCATCACTGGGGAGCCAGTTTGGTTATCGTAATGATGTTCTTACATACACTACGCGTCTTCTTCCAAGGTGCATACAAAAAACCTCGTGAATTAAACTGGGTTGTTGGGGTTCTTATTTTCTTCGTTATGCTGGGGCTTGGTTTCACAGGCTATTTACTGCCGTGGGATATGAAAGCGCTATTCGCGACGAAAGTAGGTCTTGAAATCGCAGGGGCCACTCCATTTATCGGAGACCAGGTGAAAATGTTATTAGCGGGAGATGCTCATATCGTCGGGGCACAGACTCTGACTCGATTCTTCGCTATTCACGTATTCTTCCTGCCTGCTGCTCTACTTGGTTTGATGGGAGCTCACTTCCTGATGATCCGTAAGCAAGGTATTTCCGGACCACTATAA
- a CDS encoding YpiF family protein encodes MNWNVKDIEVFEAEKAYVDTAVIPVVPVDFGKDIRVSAAQSEFINLLALHLERQFKGRMMMAPSFTYRMTSSEEQEVSELSQWAGELIGSGVKHVFFLTSDSRWKKVEDKLGEGLIWVPSIPLENLDDQYKHSIMEDQVKQLLNVIVQKWQKNS; translated from the coding sequence ATGAATTGGAACGTAAAAGATATTGAAGTGTTTGAAGCCGAAAAAGCATATGTAGATACGGCGGTCATCCCCGTTGTCCCTGTTGATTTCGGGAAGGATATAAGAGTCTCGGCAGCACAATCAGAGTTTATCAATCTACTCGCTCTTCACCTGGAAAGGCAGTTCAAAGGAAGAATGATGATGGCCCCTTCATTTACGTATAGAATGACATCATCGGAAGAGCAAGAGGTATCCGAATTATCCCAATGGGCAGGAGAATTAATCGGGAGTGGTGTGAAGCACGTCTTCTTCCTGACTTCAGACAGCCGGTGGAAGAAGGTCGAGGATAAACTTGGTGAAGGCTTGATCTGGGTACCGTCCATCCCGCTTGAAAACCTGGACGACCAATATAAGCATTCGATCATGGAAGATCAGGTCAAGCAGCTGTTAAATGTGATTGTACAAAAATGGCAAAAAAATTCATAA
- a CDS encoding tetratricopeptide repeat protein: protein MSYKEQMLSSLEEGNLEEAKKQYNQVLKFGSHEEKFSLAEELHHLGFLEEAKELYGNLLQYYPGEGELLIELAEVLVEMDKEEEAIETLAELDEGDPTYPRSLLLLADLYQMQGLFEVSEQKLLQAKKLLPHEPVIDFGLGELYSETGRFLEAIRHYQILIEKGTTELGGTNVHQRLAEAYSVGGAFEEALTHYEKALQEHLEINTLFGYAFTAYQAGYYEKAIEKFVSVKELDPEYHSVYLLLAKSYEHEEKLQESLEAVQAGVKQDEYNKELNVFGGKISLKMGLEEEAEAFLREALALDPGYVEAALIINKLFFTQERYEDVLEIAQMLTVEGEEEPQINWDLAKAYEGLEQYNHALKQYRIAYTYFKNHQEFLLEFGQFLVEEGLRGEAVGVYKHLIEMDPSNDEWQDLIERLQD from the coding sequence ATGTCATACAAAGAACAAATGTTATCTTCCCTGGAAGAAGGGAATTTAGAAGAAGCAAAGAAACAGTATAATCAAGTGCTGAAATTTGGAAGTCATGAAGAAAAATTCAGTCTTGCCGAAGAATTACATCATTTGGGGTTTCTGGAGGAAGCGAAAGAGCTTTACGGGAATCTCCTTCAATATTATCCGGGTGAGGGTGAGCTTCTCATTGAACTGGCTGAAGTGCTGGTGGAGATGGATAAAGAAGAGGAAGCCATCGAAACGCTTGCGGAATTGGATGAGGGCGACCCCACCTATCCCAGATCACTTCTTCTTTTGGCAGACCTTTATCAAATGCAGGGTTTGTTTGAAGTAAGCGAACAGAAGCTTCTTCAAGCTAAGAAGTTATTACCCCATGAACCCGTCATCGATTTCGGACTTGGGGAATTGTATTCTGAAACGGGCAGATTCCTGGAAGCGATCAGGCATTATCAGATCCTCATAGAAAAGGGGACGACCGAGCTTGGCGGAACCAATGTCCACCAGAGATTGGCCGAGGCCTATAGTGTAGGAGGAGCATTCGAAGAAGCTTTGACCCATTACGAAAAAGCTCTTCAAGAACATCTGGAAATCAATACGCTGTTCGGCTATGCCTTTACTGCCTATCAGGCTGGCTATTACGAAAAGGCGATTGAAAAATTCGTTTCCGTCAAAGAACTGGATCCTGAATATCATTCTGTCTATTTACTACTGGCGAAGTCGTATGAGCACGAAGAAAAGCTTCAAGAGAGCCTGGAGGCCGTTCAGGCGGGTGTGAAGCAGGATGAATACAATAAAGAACTGAATGTATTCGGCGGCAAAATTTCATTGAAGATGGGACTTGAAGAAGAAGCAGAAGCGTTTCTTCGGGAAGCTCTTGCCCTTGATCCCGGATATGTGGAAGCTGCCCTTATCATCAATAAACTGTTCTTTACACAGGAACGGTATGAAGATGTGCTGGAGATCGCCCAGATGCTGACGGTTGAAGGAGAAGAAGAGCCTCAGATCAACTGGGATCTGGCGAAGGCTTATGAAGGGCTTGAACAATATAATCATGCATTAAAACAATACCGTATTGCATATACTTACTTTAAGAATCATCAAGAGTTTTTACTAGAGTTCGGACAATTTCTAGTAGAAGAAGGACTCAGGGGTGAAGCAGTAGGAGTATATAAACACCTGATTGAAATGGATCCTTCAAATGACGAATGGCAGGACCTGATTGAAAGATTACAAGACTGA